The Vanessa cardui chromosome 9, ilVanCard2.1, whole genome shotgun sequence genome has a window encoding:
- the LOC124532219 gene encoding protein roadkill isoform X2 has translation MALARLGSGSECGGGGSGGGAPAPQSARVSSNGAGGMAVSRVPSPLHDGNTPVAENWCFTQVKVVKFSYMWTINNFSFCREEMGEVLKSSTFSAGASDKLKWCLRVNPKGLDEESKDYLSLYLLLVSCNKSEVRAKFKFSILNAKREETKAMESQRAYRFVQGKDWGFKKFIRRDFLLDEANGLLPEDKLTIFCEVSVVADSINISGQSNVVQFKVPECRLSDDLGALFDNERFSDVTLAVGGREFQAHKAILAARSPVFAAMFEHEMEERKRNRVDITDVDHEVLREMLRFIYTDRAPNLDKMADDLLAAADKYALDRLKVMCEEALCLSLSVETAADTLILADLHSADQLKAQTIDFINTSHATDVMDTAGWKNMISSHPHLIAEAFRALATQQQQIPPIGPPRKRVKQA, from the exons ATGGCCTTAGCGAG GCTCGGGTCGGGCAGCGAGTGTGGCGGTGGGGGGTCGGGCGGCGGCGCGCCCGCTCCACAGTCGGCGCGCGTGTCCTCCAACGGCGCCGGCGGGATGGCGGTGAGCCGCGTGCCCAGCCCGTTGCACGACGGGAACACGCCCGTTGCGGAAAACTGGTGCTTTACACAG gTCAAAGTGGTGAAGTTCAGTTATATGtggacaataaataattttagtttttgtagAGAAGAGATGGGTGAAGTGTTAAAATCATCGACATTTTCAGCCGGTGCTAGTGATAAGTTAAAATGGTGTCTTCGCGTAAATCCTAAAGGACTCGATGAAGAGAGCAAAGACTATttatcgttatatttattattagtgtcGTGTAACAAATCAGAAGTTCGAGCgaagtttaaattttcaatattaaacgcGAAAAGAGAAGAAACAAAAGCAATGGAATCACAACGTGCATACAGATTCGTCCAAGGCAAAGACTGGGGATTCAAAAAGTTTATCAGAAG agATTTCCTATTGGACGAAGCGAACGGCCTTCTACCAGAAGACAAGCTGACGATATTCTGTGAGGTGTCAGTTGTCGCAGACAGCATAAATATCAGCGGACAGAGTAACGTGGTCCAGTTCAAAGTACCAGAGTGCCGGTTGTCGGACGACTTGGGCGCGTTATTTGACAACGAAAGGTTCTCTGATGTCACGTTAGCGGTAGGAGGAAGGGAGTTTCAAGCACACAAAGCAATATTAGCag CGCGGAGTCCTGTATTTGCGGCGATGTTTGAACACGAAATggaagaaagaaaaagaaatcgAGTAGACATCACGGACGTTGATCACGAAGTTCTACGGGAGATGTTAAGATTCATATACACAGATCGCGCGCCAAATCTTGACAAAATGGCGGACGATTTATTAGCGGCAGCGGACAag TACGCGTTAGACAGATTGAAAGTGATGTGCGAAGAGGCGCTCTGCCTCAGCCTGTCTGTGGAGACGGCGGCCGATACCCTCATACTCGCTGACTTGCACTCCGCTGACCAACTCAAAGCGCAGACCATCGACTTCATTAACAC GAGTCACGCGACTGACGTGATGGACACGGCGGGCTGGAAGAACATGATATCGTCGCACCCGCACCTCATCGCCGAGGCGTTCCGCGCGCTGGCCACGCAGCAGCAGCAGATACCGCCCATCGGGCCGCCGCGCAAGCGCGTCAAGCAGGCCTAG
- the LOC124532219 gene encoding protein roadkill isoform X4, with protein MAVSRVPSPLHDGNTPVAENWCFTQVKVVKFSYMWTINNFSFCREEMGEVLKSSTFSAGASDKLKWCLRVNPKGLDEESKDYLSLYLLLVSCNKSEVRAKFKFSILNAKREETKAMESQRAYRFVQGKDWGFKKFIRRDFLLDEANGLLPEDKLTIFCEVSVVADSINISGQSNVVQFKVPECRLSDDLGALFDNERFSDVTLAVGGREFQAHKAILAARSPVFAAMFEHEMEERKRNRVDITDVDHEVLREMLRFIYTDRAPNLDKMADDLLAAADKYALDRLKVMCEEALCLSLSVETAADTLILADLHSADQLKAQTIDFINTSHATDVMDTAGWKNMISSHPHLIAEAFRALATQQQQIPPIGPPRKRVKQA; from the exons ATGGCGGTGAGCCGCGTGCCCAGCCCGTTGCACGACGGGAACACGCCCGTTGCGGAAAACTGGTGCTTTACACAG gTCAAAGTGGTGAAGTTCAGTTATATGtggacaataaataattttagtttttgtagAGAAGAGATGGGTGAAGTGTTAAAATCATCGACATTTTCAGCCGGTGCTAGTGATAAGTTAAAATGGTGTCTTCGCGTAAATCCTAAAGGACTCGATGAAGAGAGCAAAGACTATttatcgttatatttattattagtgtcGTGTAACAAATCAGAAGTTCGAGCgaagtttaaattttcaatattaaacgcGAAAAGAGAAGAAACAAAAGCAATGGAATCACAACGTGCATACAGATTCGTCCAAGGCAAAGACTGGGGATTCAAAAAGTTTATCAGAAG agATTTCCTATTGGACGAAGCGAACGGCCTTCTACCAGAAGACAAGCTGACGATATTCTGTGAGGTGTCAGTTGTCGCAGACAGCATAAATATCAGCGGACAGAGTAACGTGGTCCAGTTCAAAGTACCAGAGTGCCGGTTGTCGGACGACTTGGGCGCGTTATTTGACAACGAAAGGTTCTCTGATGTCACGTTAGCGGTAGGAGGAAGGGAGTTTCAAGCACACAAAGCAATATTAGCag CGCGGAGTCCTGTATTTGCGGCGATGTTTGAACACGAAATggaagaaagaaaaagaaatcgAGTAGACATCACGGACGTTGATCACGAAGTTCTACGGGAGATGTTAAGATTCATATACACAGATCGCGCGCCAAATCTTGACAAAATGGCGGACGATTTATTAGCGGCAGCGGACAag TACGCGTTAGACAGATTGAAAGTGATGTGCGAAGAGGCGCTCTGCCTCAGCCTGTCTGTGGAGACGGCGGCCGATACCCTCATACTCGCTGACTTGCACTCCGCTGACCAACTCAAAGCGCAGACCATCGACTTCATTAACAC GAGTCACGCGACTGACGTGATGGACACGGCGGGCTGGAAGAACATGATATCGTCGCACCCGCACCTCATCGCCGAGGCGTTCCGCGCGCTGGCCACGCAGCAGCAGCAGATACCGCCCATCGGGCCGCCGCGCAAGCGCGTCAAGCAGGCCTAG
- the LOC124532219 gene encoding speckle-type POZ protein isoform X1, which produces MALARYQQQSARATRMKLGSGSECGGGGSGGGAPAPQSARVSSNGAGGMAVSRVPSPLHDGNTPVAENWCFTQVKVVKFSYMWTINNFSFCREEMGEVLKSSTFSAGASDKLKWCLRVNPKGLDEESKDYLSLYLLLVSCNKSEVRAKFKFSILNAKREETKAMESQRAYRFVQGKDWGFKKFIRRDFLLDEANGLLPEDKLTIFCEVSVVADSINISGQSNVVQFKVPECRLSDDLGALFDNERFSDVTLAVGGREFQAHKAILAARSPVFAAMFEHEMEERKRNRVDITDVDHEVLREMLRFIYTDRAPNLDKMADDLLAAADKYALDRLKVMCEEALCLSLSVETAADTLILADLHSADQLKAQTIDFINTSHATDVMDTAGWKNMISSHPHLIAEAFRALATQQQQIPPIGPPRKRVKQA; this is translated from the exons ATGGCCTTAGCGAG GTATCAACAACAATCCGCGCGAGCCACTCGAATGAA GCTCGGGTCGGGCAGCGAGTGTGGCGGTGGGGGGTCGGGCGGCGGCGCGCCCGCTCCACAGTCGGCGCGCGTGTCCTCCAACGGCGCCGGCGGGATGGCGGTGAGCCGCGTGCCCAGCCCGTTGCACGACGGGAACACGCCCGTTGCGGAAAACTGGTGCTTTACACAG gTCAAAGTGGTGAAGTTCAGTTATATGtggacaataaataattttagtttttgtagAGAAGAGATGGGTGAAGTGTTAAAATCATCGACATTTTCAGCCGGTGCTAGTGATAAGTTAAAATGGTGTCTTCGCGTAAATCCTAAAGGACTCGATGAAGAGAGCAAAGACTATttatcgttatatttattattagtgtcGTGTAACAAATCAGAAGTTCGAGCgaagtttaaattttcaatattaaacgcGAAAAGAGAAGAAACAAAAGCAATGGAATCACAACGTGCATACAGATTCGTCCAAGGCAAAGACTGGGGATTCAAAAAGTTTATCAGAAG agATTTCCTATTGGACGAAGCGAACGGCCTTCTACCAGAAGACAAGCTGACGATATTCTGTGAGGTGTCAGTTGTCGCAGACAGCATAAATATCAGCGGACAGAGTAACGTGGTCCAGTTCAAAGTACCAGAGTGCCGGTTGTCGGACGACTTGGGCGCGTTATTTGACAACGAAAGGTTCTCTGATGTCACGTTAGCGGTAGGAGGAAGGGAGTTTCAAGCACACAAAGCAATATTAGCag CGCGGAGTCCTGTATTTGCGGCGATGTTTGAACACGAAATggaagaaagaaaaagaaatcgAGTAGACATCACGGACGTTGATCACGAAGTTCTACGGGAGATGTTAAGATTCATATACACAGATCGCGCGCCAAATCTTGACAAAATGGCGGACGATTTATTAGCGGCAGCGGACAag TACGCGTTAGACAGATTGAAAGTGATGTGCGAAGAGGCGCTCTGCCTCAGCCTGTCTGTGGAGACGGCGGCCGATACCCTCATACTCGCTGACTTGCACTCCGCTGACCAACTCAAAGCGCAGACCATCGACTTCATTAACAC GAGTCACGCGACTGACGTGATGGACACGGCGGGCTGGAAGAACATGATATCGTCGCACCCGCACCTCATCGCCGAGGCGTTCCGCGCGCTGGCCACGCAGCAGCAGCAGATACCGCCCATCGGGCCGCCGCGCAAGCGCGTCAAGCAGGCCTAG
- the LOC124532219 gene encoding protein roadkill isoform X3, which translates to MKLGSGSECGGGGSGGGAPAPQSARVSSNGAGGMAVSRVPSPLHDGNTPVAENWCFTQVKVVKFSYMWTINNFSFCREEMGEVLKSSTFSAGASDKLKWCLRVNPKGLDEESKDYLSLYLLLVSCNKSEVRAKFKFSILNAKREETKAMESQRAYRFVQGKDWGFKKFIRRDFLLDEANGLLPEDKLTIFCEVSVVADSINISGQSNVVQFKVPECRLSDDLGALFDNERFSDVTLAVGGREFQAHKAILAARSPVFAAMFEHEMEERKRNRVDITDVDHEVLREMLRFIYTDRAPNLDKMADDLLAAADKYALDRLKVMCEEALCLSLSVETAADTLILADLHSADQLKAQTIDFINTSHATDVMDTAGWKNMISSHPHLIAEAFRALATQQQQIPPIGPPRKRVKQA; encoded by the exons ATGAA GCTCGGGTCGGGCAGCGAGTGTGGCGGTGGGGGGTCGGGCGGCGGCGCGCCCGCTCCACAGTCGGCGCGCGTGTCCTCCAACGGCGCCGGCGGGATGGCGGTGAGCCGCGTGCCCAGCCCGTTGCACGACGGGAACACGCCCGTTGCGGAAAACTGGTGCTTTACACAG gTCAAAGTGGTGAAGTTCAGTTATATGtggacaataaataattttagtttttgtagAGAAGAGATGGGTGAAGTGTTAAAATCATCGACATTTTCAGCCGGTGCTAGTGATAAGTTAAAATGGTGTCTTCGCGTAAATCCTAAAGGACTCGATGAAGAGAGCAAAGACTATttatcgttatatttattattagtgtcGTGTAACAAATCAGAAGTTCGAGCgaagtttaaattttcaatattaaacgcGAAAAGAGAAGAAACAAAAGCAATGGAATCACAACGTGCATACAGATTCGTCCAAGGCAAAGACTGGGGATTCAAAAAGTTTATCAGAAG agATTTCCTATTGGACGAAGCGAACGGCCTTCTACCAGAAGACAAGCTGACGATATTCTGTGAGGTGTCAGTTGTCGCAGACAGCATAAATATCAGCGGACAGAGTAACGTGGTCCAGTTCAAAGTACCAGAGTGCCGGTTGTCGGACGACTTGGGCGCGTTATTTGACAACGAAAGGTTCTCTGATGTCACGTTAGCGGTAGGAGGAAGGGAGTTTCAAGCACACAAAGCAATATTAGCag CGCGGAGTCCTGTATTTGCGGCGATGTTTGAACACGAAATggaagaaagaaaaagaaatcgAGTAGACATCACGGACGTTGATCACGAAGTTCTACGGGAGATGTTAAGATTCATATACACAGATCGCGCGCCAAATCTTGACAAAATGGCGGACGATTTATTAGCGGCAGCGGACAag TACGCGTTAGACAGATTGAAAGTGATGTGCGAAGAGGCGCTCTGCCTCAGCCTGTCTGTGGAGACGGCGGCCGATACCCTCATACTCGCTGACTTGCACTCCGCTGACCAACTCAAAGCGCAGACCATCGACTTCATTAACAC GAGTCACGCGACTGACGTGATGGACACGGCGGGCTGGAAGAACATGATATCGTCGCACCCGCACCTCATCGCCGAGGCGTTCCGCGCGCTGGCCACGCAGCAGCAGCAGATACCGCCCATCGGGCCGCCGCGCAAGCGCGTCAAGCAGGCCTAG